From Planctomycetia bacterium, the proteins below share one genomic window:
- a CDS encoding MarR family transcriptional regulator encodes MLSTEDQMIVALRRISQAVDQYSRKLWQEFGLTGPQLAILRELLRAENVSPGTLAKAMHLSQPTVTGILTRLESSGLIVRRRSDTDRRIVIAVATDEGKRVADAAPPLLRDRFRKELKLLPEWQQTELLAALQRVAMMMQAPDADLPPLLYLEGADVVENVNGSRGRAPKRRQSAFAKIASDQENTSGVVPT; translated from the coding sequence ATGCTTTCCACCGAAGATCAGATGATCGTCGCCCTGCGAAGGATCAGCCAGGCAGTGGATCAGTACTCCCGCAAACTGTGGCAGGAATTCGGGCTCACGGGGCCGCAATTGGCAATCCTGCGGGAGCTATTGAGAGCAGAAAACGTCTCGCCCGGTACCTTGGCGAAGGCAATGCACTTGAGCCAGCCGACCGTGACCGGAATCCTCACGCGACTTGAGTCCAGCGGATTGATCGTGCGTCGGCGATCTGACACCGACCGAAGAATTGTGATTGCGGTCGCGACAGATGAGGGTAAGCGAGTGGCCGACGCCGCGCCACCTCTGCTTCGGGACCGGTTTCGGAAAGAATTAAAGCTACTGCCGGAATGGCAGCAAACCGAACTTCTGGCGGCATTGCAGCGAGTAGCTATGATGATGCAAGCACCGGATGCCGATCTGCCACCATTGCTGTACCTTGAAGGCGCCGATGTCGTCGAGAACGTAAACGGTTCGCGTGGGCGTGCTCCGAAGCGACGACAGTCCGCATTCGCGAAGATCGCTAGCGATCAAGAGAATACAAGCGGCGTCGTTCCGACCTAG